From a single Molothrus ater isolate BHLD 08-10-18 breed brown headed cowbird chromosome Z, BPBGC_Mater_1.1, whole genome shotgun sequence genomic region:
- the SRFBP1 gene encoding serum response factor-binding protein 1 isoform X2: MAPVLNLNNEEIKPDEVTRLALRTEVNFESVCKKPNCTAAERAMARLATHPTLKPRFAELKAAVKAFKDARKNPDKATPMKKDQSEEQPKSAQHSNNNLDDQACKRPKKQQGCEHKTKPGMKVETDKVVEELCESESEQKTLEMERANAPEEPSFQAVKMQTVTQNKIGKKLDYQKRKENMSMNKLNAIKEIIYDSDQGHPNEKEYFDDSTEERFYNESSDSDSDSNDDFFIGKVKKKKKVAAVNNFSSTKEKGSVQKNVMKTEKSKVSGTAQDLVMEERKPLAKESNLESVFCRSLSTTNQKSQNRRNTKDQPLKKERTGFLKNETKLKKKKPFAKASGDIICNNKKAPLEQPLHPSWEASRRRREQMSQITAFQGKKIKFDD; encoded by the exons gaaataaaaccagatgaAGTTACCAGACTTGCTCTTCGGACAGAAGTTAATTTTGAAAGTGTCTGCAAAAAG CCAAACTGTACTGCAGCTGAGCGAGCCATGGCAAGACTTGCAACACACCCCACCTTGAAGCCCAGATTTGCTGAGCTTAAAG CTGCTGTAAAAGCTTTTAAGGATGCAAGAAAGAACCCAGACAAAGCCACTCCTATGAAGAAGGATCAGTCAGAAGAACAGCCTAAATCAGCACAACATTCCAATAACAACTTGGATGACCAAGCTTGTAAGCGGCCTAAAAAACAGCAAGGGTgtgaacacaaaacaaaaccaggcatGAAAGTAGAAACTGACAAAGTGGTTGAAGAGCTCTGTGAGAGTGAATCTGAGCAGAAAACTCTGGAAATGGAGAGAGCTAATGCTCCAGAGGAACCTTCATTTCAGGCagtaaaaatgcaaacagtTACTCAAAACAAAATAGGAAAGAAGCTTGACtatcaaaaaaggaaagaaaatatgagTATGAACaaattaaatgcaataaaagaaataatttatgatAGTGACCAAGGGCATCCCAATGAAAAGGAATACTTTGATGATAGTACTGAAGAGAGGTTTTATAATGAGTCATCAGATTCTGACAGTGACAGCAATGATGATTTCTTCattggaaaagtaaaaaagaagaaaaaagtagcagcagttaataatttttcttcaacaaaagaaaagggtagtgttcagaaaaatgtaatgaaaacaGAGAAGAGCAAAGTGTCTGGGACAGCACAGGATTTGGTCATGGAAGAGAGAAAGCCGCTTGCAAAAGAAAGCAACCTGGAGTCAGTGTTCTGCAGATCTTTGTCTACCACAAATCAGAAATCTCAGAACAGAAG aaatACTAAAGACCAGCCtctcaaaaaggaaagaacag gttttcttaaaaatgaaacaaagctcAAGAAGAAGAAACCATTTGCAAAAGCTTCAGGGGATATTATATGCAACAATAAAAAAGCACCTTTGGAGCAGCCTCTTCATCCTTCATGGGAAGCAAGCAGGCGACGCAGAGAGCAGATGTCTCAAATTACAGCATTCCAGGGGAAAAAGATTAAATTTGATGACTAG
- the SRFBP1 gene encoding serum response factor-binding protein 1 isoform X1, with protein MAPVLNLNNEVVKMRKDVKKARVLTIRRLTRHIGKLKSKKGSEDLKLKNQKRVERLIEEIHAMKEIKPDEVTRLALRTEVNFESVCKKPNCTAAERAMARLATHPTLKPRFAELKAAVKAFKDARKNPDKATPMKKDQSEEQPKSAQHSNNNLDDQACKRPKKQQGCEHKTKPGMKVETDKVVEELCESESEQKTLEMERANAPEEPSFQAVKMQTVTQNKIGKKLDYQKRKENMSMNKLNAIKEIIYDSDQGHPNEKEYFDDSTEERFYNESSDSDSDSNDDFFIGKVKKKKKVAAVNNFSSTKEKGSVQKNVMKTEKSKVSGTAQDLVMEERKPLAKESNLESVFCRSLSTTNQKSQNRRNTKDQPLKKERTGFLKNETKLKKKKPFAKASGDIICNNKKAPLEQPLHPSWEASRRRREQMSQITAFQGKKIKFDD; from the exons GTTGTGAAGATGAGAAAAGATGTGAAGAAGGCCAGAGTCCTCACTATTCGCAGACTAACTAGACACATCGGGAAATTAAAATCGAAAAA GGGTTCAGAAGACTTGAAATTAAAGAACCAAAAACGAGTTGAGAGATTAATAGAAGAAATCCATGCCATGAAG gaaataaaaccagatgaAGTTACCAGACTTGCTCTTCGGACAGAAGTTAATTTTGAAAGTGTCTGCAAAAAG CCAAACTGTACTGCAGCTGAGCGAGCCATGGCAAGACTTGCAACACACCCCACCTTGAAGCCCAGATTTGCTGAGCTTAAAG CTGCTGTAAAAGCTTTTAAGGATGCAAGAAAGAACCCAGACAAAGCCACTCCTATGAAGAAGGATCAGTCAGAAGAACAGCCTAAATCAGCACAACATTCCAATAACAACTTGGATGACCAAGCTTGTAAGCGGCCTAAAAAACAGCAAGGGTgtgaacacaaaacaaaaccaggcatGAAAGTAGAAACTGACAAAGTGGTTGAAGAGCTCTGTGAGAGTGAATCTGAGCAGAAAACTCTGGAAATGGAGAGAGCTAATGCTCCAGAGGAACCTTCATTTCAGGCagtaaaaatgcaaacagtTACTCAAAACAAAATAGGAAAGAAGCTTGACtatcaaaaaaggaaagaaaatatgagTATGAACaaattaaatgcaataaaagaaataatttatgatAGTGACCAAGGGCATCCCAATGAAAAGGAATACTTTGATGATAGTACTGAAGAGAGGTTTTATAATGAGTCATCAGATTCTGACAGTGACAGCAATGATGATTTCTTCattggaaaagtaaaaaagaagaaaaaagtagcagcagttaataatttttcttcaacaaaagaaaagggtagtgttcagaaaaatgtaatgaaaacaGAGAAGAGCAAAGTGTCTGGGACAGCACAGGATTTGGTCATGGAAGAGAGAAAGCCGCTTGCAAAAGAAAGCAACCTGGAGTCAGTGTTCTGCAGATCTTTGTCTACCACAAATCAGAAATCTCAGAACAGAAG aaatACTAAAGACCAGCCtctcaaaaaggaaagaacag gttttcttaaaaatgaaacaaagctcAAGAAGAAGAAACCATTTGCAAAAGCTTCAGGGGATATTATATGCAACAATAAAAAAGCACCTTTGGAGCAGCCTCTTCATCCTTCATGGGAAGCAAGCAGGCGACGCAGAGAGCAGATGTCTCAAATTACAGCATTCCAGGGGAAAAAGATTAAATTTGATGACTAG